The Candidatus Babeliales bacterium DNA window TCAACATCAAGACCATGCAAGCGCAAAACGCCAAATGCTTTACCAACCAAACTTACTGGCCCAAACTGTTGTAATATTTTTTCTAACTCTGGTTCTGTTAAACCATACACTTCAATATCGACATCTTTGATAGCTAAATTCATTACCATATCACGCACTGCTCCACCGACTAATAATGCACGTCCTTTGTGGTGATGAATTACTGCAACAACTGAATGTATTTTATCATATTGTAAACCCACTAACTTCATTGTATCGCCCTCGCTATAGTTATTCTTTGAATTAGCACACAATTTTTGTATGCTACAATAAAAATCATTAACCCTATCCGATCTGTACGCTCTTCGCGCTCATCCTGAACTTGTTGAAGGATTAAGCGCGCCTGATCCTTCAACAAGTTCAGGATGAGCGCGGGAAAAAATCAGTAGGGAAAACATAGTAACACATACTACAAAACATCTACAAACAAGAAAAACCCTCTAAAAAGGATAACTAATGAATAAAAATGTGTACATAATCCTTTTAGTTATAATCAGCGCTTATATCATTACAACCGATTGCAACGCAGAATTGAACTTCAAAAAAATAAAATCTTTTTTTAGTGGTACCATGCTAGAAAAAGTTGAACAAAAAGAGCTTCCTGCTTTATCGATTGATGCTGTCGCAATTAACAATACCAACGGGTCGATTACCATAAAAACAGGTCCACAAAAATTATTGGTTGTAAAAACAACAATGCGCTCAAAAAAACAAACTGATCTTGATAATATGGAAATTCTTTTTGATTCAAGCAAAAACAATCATCTTGCAATTAGAACACAATATAATGGCAAAAAAATCACTGGGTCAGTGGAATATGAACTTATTATCCCCAAATCGCTTGATGTTTCCTTAACACTCACCGGAAACGGTAATGCGTTTATAAAAGATGTGCATGGCATAATTGATGTTGTTGCCAATGATACTATTACCATAACAAACACAAAAAAATTAGTATCCGCGCAAACACTTAAAAAAGGATCTATATATATCACCAATTCATTGGGACCAGTGGAAGCACGTTCACATTATGGAGATATACATGGCGAAAATATTGCGGATAGCTTTTATGCACATTCAACAACAGGAAAGGTCAATATTGCGTATAAAAAACTTCCTTCGACAAGCTCCATCAATCTTAAAACAACATCAGGAAATATTATGCTTGCGCTACCAACAGATACTAATGCCGAAATCCGCGGACACACAACCCATGGCGTTCTTTTATCTGAACTTCCAATTACACTGAGATCTTTTACAACTCAACTCAACAAACCAGCGTGGAATAAATTTAAACAAGAAGTTGATGGCACACTTGGTTCTGGCGAGGCAACAATTATGGTGCA harbors:
- a CDS encoding DUF4097 family beta strand repeat-containing protein; this encodes MNKNVYIILLVIISAYIITTDCNAELNFKKIKSFFSGTMLEKVEQKELPALSIDAVAINNTNGSITIKTGPQKLLVVKTTMRSKKQTDLDNMEILFDSSKNNHLAIRTQYNGKKITGSVEYELIIPKSLDVSLTLTGNGNAFIKDVHGIIDVVANDTITITNTKKLVSAQTLKKGSIYITNSLGPVEARSHYGDIHGENIADSFYAHSTTGKVNIAYKKLPSTSSINLKTTSGNIMLALPTDTNAEIRGHTTHGVLLSELPITLRSFTTQLNKPAWNKFKQEVDGTLGSGEATIMVHSTKGNVKITETKTT